From the genome of Pelmatolapia mariae isolate MD_Pm_ZW linkage group LG12, Pm_UMD_F_2, whole genome shotgun sequence, one region includes:
- the tmem161b gene encoding transmembrane protein 161B isoform X2, with amino-acid sequence MAILIVTENYLEFGLETGFANFSDSAQQFLEHQGLDSQGPISKLTFKLILALLCSLIGAFLTFPGLRLAQMHLDALNLTTTKFTQTLLHINFLSPLIMVLLWVKPITKDYIMNPTLGKESVPLMTEQTYDTLRLWAIVLMCVLRLAMMRHHLQAYLNLAQKGVDQMKKEAGRISTVDLQKMVARVFYYLCVIALQYVAPLVMLLHTTLLLKTLGGHSWWVYHEEDLPCTHEMNSDSIMGEAPTAAPTAATVIETGARASVAQLSVALGGLRTVFSPLLFRGLFSFFTWWIAACLFSTSLFGLFYHQYLMAA; translated from the exons ATGGCCATTCTCATTGTCACTGAAAACTACTTGGAGTTTGGTCTGGAGACAG GTTTTGCAAACTTTTCTGACAGCGCTCAACAGTTTCTGGAGCACCAAGGCCTCGACTCCCA GGGTCCCATATCTAAGCTCACCTTCAAGTTGATCCTGGCCCTGCTTTGCTCTCTGATCGGAGCGTTTCTAACTTTCCCTGGTCTACGGTTGGCCCAAATGCACCTAGATGCACTCAACCTAACTACAACCAAATTTACACA GACTCTGCTTCATATCAACTTCCTGTCCCCTCTCATCATGGTCCTGCTGTGGGTGAAGCCTATTACCAAGGATTACATAATGAACCCCACTCTGGGAAAGGAGAGTGTGCCTTT GATGACTGAACAGACGTATGATACTTTGCGGTTATGGGCGATCGTACTGATGTGTGTGCTGCGGCTTGCTATGATGAGACATCACTTGCAGGCTTACCTCAACTTGGCCCAGAAGGGTGTGGATCAGATGAAGAAGGAAGCTGGACGGATAAGTACTGTGGACCTGCAGAAGATG GTTGCACGTGTTTTTTACTATTTGTGTGTTATTGCACTACAATATGTGGCACCCCTGGTGATGTTGCTACACACAACCTTGCTGCTAAAAACCTTAG GTGGTCACTCCTGGTGGGTTTATCATGAAGAAGACCTGCCTTGCACCCATGAAATGAACTCGGACTCTATAATGGGTGAAGCAccaacagcagctccaacagcAGCTACGGTGATAGAAACAGGAGCCCGAGCATCAGTAGCTCAGCTCTCAGTAGCCCTGGGAGGCCTGCGGACTGTTTTCAGCCCCTTGCTTTTCCGGGGCCTCTTCTCCTTCTTCACTTGGTGGATTGCTGCCTGCCTTTTCTCCACCTCCCTCTTTGGCCTCTTCTACCATCAGTATCTCATGGCGGCATAG